The Gemmatimonadota bacterium genome includes a region encoding these proteins:
- a CDS encoding efflux RND transporter permease subunit, translated as MKIIGFSIGRPVTIIMLMTAMLLFGTIAFSRLPINLLPDITYPTLTVRTEYVGAAPNEIENLISEPIEEAVGVVTGVVRVSSVSRPERSDVILEFEWGTNMDFASLNVREKIDLLNLPQAAEKPILLRFDPSLDPILRIALSGNESLTALRIMAEEEIKRELEALEGVAAVKISGGLEEEIHVELDESRLASLGIPITQVATRLEQENVNLAGGTIKDGETEYLVRILNEFQAVDEIGDIIVGQVNTVPILLSDVASVTKSHKERKLSARINGRESIEIAIYKEAGTNTIQVGRVVKDRLDSVRETVTGLTSGVNLEVVFDQSIFIQQSVDEVLKTAMYGGILAILVLYLFLRSSSSLIIGVSIPISVVTTFFFLYAFDVSLNIMSLGGLALGVGMLVDNSIVVLEGIDRHRRRGGDQPVAERVRLGASEVGQAVVAATLTTVCVFVPIVFVEGIAGQLFRDLALAVTFSLIVATLVAVTLIPVISSILHRDREVLPVGGDDPSAQDPTTAMGKVRSVIGTVWNVFSRGLGYVVTGVFYLVRWVLFSVWGLVRVALWPAGWVFDRIFPIIRRAYPPFLRWALANRVLTLFAGTALLAGSLYVVPTIGIELIPQMSQGEFFVNVKLPVGTPLPATEDALNHMSEIARDYPEVSTVYVLAGTMGQSGGNAGEERENIGQLHIRLEPGLRGAAEEDVMNRLRDSFSPIPGIEAPEFARPALFSFKNPVEVEVSGYNLTRLTEVSEELAAEMSTVPGLTDVKASMEGGNPEVQILFDRRKLANLGLNLGTVTQIVQNKVQGNVATELTRRDRKIDIRVWAEDETRLSLDAIRRLVVNPEGTVPVPLAAVAEVRVAQGPSEIRRVNQQRVAIVSAGLTGRSLGDAAEDIQGIIDGFMLPIDFVVGIKGQNEEMQVAFASLQFAILLSIFLVYLVMASQFESLLHPFVIMFTFPFSIIGVVATLVLTGQTISVVVLIGVIMLTGIVVNNAIVLVDYINQLRRRGTELQEAIVEAAQTRLWPIMMTTATTVLGLLPMAIGVGEGAELRAPMAITVIGGLIAGTMVTLVLVPLIYMTIETAMASVYGLFTRTAGQPVSQEVVEA; from the coding sequence ATGAAAATCATCGGTTTCTCCATCGGCAGGCCCGTAACGATCATCATGCTGATGACGGCGATGCTGCTCTTCGGCACCATTGCCTTCTCGCGGCTGCCCATCAATCTGCTCCCGGACATCACGTACCCGACCCTGACGGTACGCACCGAGTACGTCGGCGCCGCGCCGAACGAGATCGAGAACCTCATCTCCGAGCCCATCGAGGAAGCGGTGGGCGTGGTGACCGGCGTGGTGCGCGTCAGCTCCGTTTCCCGCCCCGAGCGGTCCGACGTCATTTTGGAGTTCGAGTGGGGCACCAACATGGATTTCGCCAGCCTGAACGTGCGGGAGAAGATCGACCTGCTCAACCTGCCCCAGGCGGCGGAGAAACCCATCCTGCTCCGGTTCGACCCGAGCCTCGACCCCATCCTGCGCATCGCCCTATCCGGCAACGAGAGCCTCACGGCCCTGCGGATCATGGCGGAAGAGGAGATCAAGCGTGAGCTGGAAGCCCTCGAAGGCGTCGCCGCCGTCAAGATCAGCGGCGGCCTGGAAGAGGAAATCCACGTGGAGCTGGACGAGTCCAGGCTGGCCAGCCTCGGCATACCCATCACCCAGGTGGCCACCCGGCTCGAACAGGAGAACGTCAATCTCGCGGGCGGCACCATCAAGGACGGCGAGACGGAATACCTGGTGCGCATCCTGAACGAGTTCCAGGCCGTGGACGAGATCGGCGACATCATCGTCGGGCAGGTCAACACCGTGCCCATCCTGCTTTCCGACGTCGCCTCGGTTACGAAGAGTCACAAGGAACGCAAGCTTTCCGCCCGCATCAACGGCCGGGAGAGCATCGAGATCGCCATCTACAAGGAAGCCGGGACCAATACCATCCAGGTGGGTCGCGTGGTCAAGGACCGGCTGGATTCGGTGCGGGAAACCGTGACGGGACTCACCTCCGGGGTGAACCTGGAGGTCGTCTTCGACCAGTCGATCTTCATCCAGCAGTCGGTGGACGAGGTGCTCAAGACGGCCATGTACGGCGGCATACTGGCCATCCTGGTCCTGTACCTGTTCCTGCGCAGTTCGAGCAGTCTCATTATCGGCGTGTCCATCCCCATTTCGGTGGTCACCACCTTTTTCTTCCTCTACGCCTTCGACGTCTCGCTGAACATCATGTCCCTCGGCGGCCTGGCCCTGGGGGTCGGGATGCTGGTGGACAACTCCATCGTGGTCCTGGAAGGCATCGACCGGCACCGGAGGCGAGGGGGCGACCAGCCCGTCGCGGAACGGGTGCGCCTCGGCGCGTCCGAGGTAGGACAGGCCGTCGTGGCCGCGACGCTGACCACGGTGTGCGTGTTCGTGCCCATCGTCTTCGTGGAAGGCATCGCCGGACAGCTGTTCCGGGACCTGGCGCTGGCCGTCACCTTCTCGCTCATCGTGGCCACCCTGGTGGCCGTCACCCTGATCCCGGTCATATCGTCGATCCTGCATCGCGACCGGGAAGTGCTCCCGGTCGGCGGGGACGACCCGTCCGCACAGGATCCGACCACGGCGATGGGCAAGGTCCGGTCCGTGATCGGGACCGTCTGGAACGTATTCTCCCGCGGACTGGGCTACGTCGTAACCGGCGTATTCTACCTCGTCAGGTGGGTGCTCTTTTCGGTCTGGGGACTGGTGCGCGTCGCGCTCTGGCCCGCGGGCTGGGTGTTCGACCGGATCTTCCCGATCATCCGCCGGGCCTACCCGCCCTTCCTCCGCTGGGCCCTGGCCAACCGCGTGCTTACGCTGTTCGCCGGGACCGCCCTGCTGGCCGGTTCCCTCTATGTCGTCCCCACGATCGGCATCGAGCTGATCCCCCAGATGAGCCAGGGCGAGTTCTTCGTCAACGTGAAGCTGCCCGTGGGCACGCCGCTGCCCGCTACCGAGGACGCATTGAATCACATGTCGGAGATTGCCCGGGACTACCCTGAAGTAAGCACGGTGTACGTACTGGCGGGAACCATGGGCCAGTCCGGCGGCAACGCGGGCGAGGAGCGGGAGAACATCGGGCAGTTGCACATCCGGCTGGAACCGGGCCTTCGCGGCGCGGCGGAAGAGGACGTCATGAACCGCCTGCGGGACAGCTTTTCGCCCATTCCGGGCATCGAAGCGCCCGAGTTCGCCCGTCCCGCGCTCTTCAGCTTCAAGAACCCGGTGGAAGTGGAAGTCAGCGGGTACAACCTGACCCGGCTCACGGAAGTTTCCGAGGAACTCGCGGCGGAGATGTCCACGGTACCCGGCCTGACCGACGTGAAAGCCAGCATGGAGGGCGGGAATCCGGAAGTGCAGATCCTCTTCGACCGCCGGAAGCTCGCCAACCTGGGACTCAACCTGGGCACGGTCACGCAGATCGTGCAGAACAAGGTCCAGGGCAACGTGGCCACGGAGCTCACCCGCCGAGACCGAAAGATCGACATCCGCGTGTGGGCGGAGGACGAGACCCGGCTCAGCCTGGACGCCATACGGCGGCTGGTGGTGAACCCGGAGGGCACGGTGCCCGTGCCGCTGGCGGCCGTGGCGGAAGTCCGCGTCGCCCAGGGCCCGAGCGAGATCCGGCGGGTCAACCAGCAGCGGGTGGCCATCGTATCCGCGGGTCTTACGGGCCGTTCGCTCGGTGACGCGGCCGAAGACATCCAGGGGATCATAGACGGCTTCATGCTGCCCATCGATTTCGTGGTGGGCATCAAGGGGCAGAACGAGGAAATGCAGGTGGCGTTCGCAAGCCTGCAGTTCGCCATTCTGCTCTCGATCTTTCTCGTCTACCTGGTCATGGCGTCCCAGTTCGAATCGCTGCTCCATCCCTTCGTGATCATGTTCACTTTCCCCTTCTCGATCATCGGCGTCGTCGCGACGCTGGTGCTCACGGGACAGACGATCAGCGTCGTCGTATTGATCGGGGTGATCATGCTCACCGGGATCGTGGTGAACAACGCCATCGTACTGGTGGACTATATCAACCAGCTGCGACGGAGGGGCACGGAACTGCAGGAGGCCATCGTCGAGGCGGCGCAGACGCGCCTCTGGCCCATTATGATGACGACGGCCACCACGGTCCTCGGCCTGCTGCCGATGGCCATCGGCGTCGGTGAAGGCGCCGAGTTACGCGCGCCCATGGCCATCACCGTGATCGGCGGCCTGATCGCCGGAACGATGGTGACGCTGGTCCTGGTGCCGCTCATCTACATGACGATAGAAACGGCTATGGCAAGCGTGTACGGGCTGTTTACAAGAACCGCCGGGCAACCGGTGTCCCAGGAGGTGGTAGAGGCATGA